One Sanguibacter sp. HDW7 DNA window includes the following coding sequences:
- a CDS encoding response regulator transcription factor, whose protein sequence is MTMSTQPATSSTSTRAPRILLHSDDLTVRDQVRTAVGPRLRAGAPDIEWLEVATADALLDRKDIASFDLVILDGEADKVGGMGLCRQLKNEIYLCPRVLVLVGRPQDAWLASWSLADATVSRPLDPFEVQRTIAEQVGAAQAR, encoded by the coding sequence ATGACGATGTCGACCCAGCCGGCCACCTCCTCCACGTCCACCCGTGCGCCGCGGATCCTCCTGCACAGCGACGACCTCACGGTGCGTGACCAGGTCCGCACCGCCGTCGGCCCTCGGCTCCGCGCCGGTGCGCCGGACATCGAGTGGCTCGAGGTCGCGACGGCTGACGCGCTTCTGGACAGGAAGGACATCGCGTCCTTCGACCTGGTTATCCTCGACGGCGAGGCTGACAAGGTCGGCGGGATGGGCCTGTGCCGTCAGCTCAAGAACGAGATCTACCTCTGCCCGCGGGTCCTCGTCCTCGTCGGACGCCCGCAGGACGCGTGGCTCGCGTCGTGGTCCCTCGCGGACGCGACGGTGTCGCGTCCTCTTGACCCGTTCGAGGTGCAGCGGACGATCGCCGAGCAGGTGGGTGCCGCACAGGCACGGTGA
- a CDS encoding cytochrome c oxidase subunit 3, which translates to MAPVTTATPHAPSAHVGVNRPNPVSVGTIVWLASELMFFAGLFAMYFSHRSVMPTQEWEAHASNLAFPFALGNTLILVASSVTCQMAVWAAERFQPRRSGSLLQVGRWGMNEWLVLTFIMGSVFVAGQVFEYAELVQHGVTISSSPYGSVFFMTTGFHGLHVVGGLIAFLFVLARSHAAKRFGHHEATTAIVTSYYWHFVDVVWIALFFVIYVLR; encoded by the coding sequence ATGGCTCCCGTGACGACTGCAACCCCCCATGCCCCGAGCGCCCACGTCGGCGTCAACCGGCCGAACCCTGTCTCGGTCGGCACCATCGTGTGGCTCGCCAGCGAGCTCATGTTCTTCGCGGGTCTCTTCGCGATGTACTTCTCCCACCGCTCGGTCATGCCGACGCAGGAGTGGGAGGCGCACGCCTCGAACCTCGCGTTCCCGTTCGCCCTCGGCAACACGCTCATCCTCGTCGCCTCGTCGGTGACCTGCCAGATGGCAGTGTGGGCCGCCGAGCGGTTCCAGCCGCGCCGCTCGGGGTCGCTCCTGCAGGTGGGCCGCTGGGGCATGAACGAGTGGCTCGTGCTGACGTTCATCATGGGCTCGGTCTTCGTGGCCGGCCAGGTGTTCGAGTACGCAGAGCTCGTGCAGCACGGCGTGACGATCTCGTCGAGCCCCTACGGCTCCGTCTTCTTCATGACGACCGGCTTCCACGGCCTCCACGTCGTCGGCGGGCTCATCGCCTTCCTCTTCGTGCTCGCTCGGTCGCACGCCGCCAAGCGCTTCGGGCACCACGAGGCCACGACCGCCATCGTCACCTCCTACTACTGGCACTTCGTCGACGTCGTGTGGATCGCGCTCTTCTTCGTGATCTACGTCCTTCGCTGA
- a CDS encoding cytochrome c — protein sequence MKALAARRHHRFAPVVLMLLALLATGALYAVMTPTTANADTTASAEDIESGKQLFQANCATCHGVDAGGRDGVPSLIGVGAASVNFQVSTGRMPMQASGPQAPVKPAQFTDEQVDQLAAYVASLGAGPSVPTAEMVDPALGNAANGAAIFRTNCAMCHNAVGAGGALSEGKWAPPLWDTTPTNLYQAMLTGPQSMPVFNDANITPEEKRDVISFLVEQRQPSVGGLTLGSLGPVSEGLWVFVIGMGVLIGFAVWIGAKSS from the coding sequence GTGAAGGCACTCGCCGCCCGCAGGCACCACCGGTTCGCGCCGGTCGTGCTCATGCTGCTGGCGCTGCTCGCCACCGGCGCGCTATACGCCGTGATGACCCCGACCACCGCCAACGCCGACACCACGGCGAGCGCGGAGGACATCGAGTCCGGCAAGCAGCTCTTCCAGGCCAACTGCGCCACCTGCCACGGCGTCGACGCCGGCGGCCGCGACGGCGTGCCGTCGCTCATCGGCGTCGGCGCTGCGTCAGTCAACTTCCAGGTGAGCACGGGCCGCATGCCCATGCAGGCCAGCGGCCCGCAGGCCCCGGTCAAGCCCGCCCAGTTCACGGACGAGCAGGTCGACCAGCTCGCGGCCTACGTCGCGTCCCTCGGAGCGGGCCCGTCGGTCCCCACCGCAGAGATGGTCGACCCTGCGCTCGGCAACGCCGCGAACGGCGCGGCGATCTTCCGCACCAACTGCGCGATGTGCCACAACGCCGTCGGCGCGGGCGGCGCGCTCTCCGAGGGCAAGTGGGCCCCGCCGCTGTGGGACACCACGCCCACGAACCTCTACCAGGCGATGCTCACCGGCCCGCAGTCGATGCCCGTCTTCAACGACGCGAACATCACGCCCGAGGAGAAGCGGGACGTCATCTCGTTCCTCGTCGAGCAGCGTCAGCCGTCCGTCGGCGGTCTGACCCTCGGCTCGCTCGGCCCCGTCTCCGAGGGCCTCTGGGTCTTCGTCATCGGCATGGGCGTCCTCATCGGTTTCGCCGTCTGGATCGGAGCGAAGTCCTCGTGA
- a CDS encoding ubiquinol-cytochrome c reductase iron-sulfur subunit, producing MSTNDNNTELERTDVPATFDDPGLHEHRYRMGDTDPAANKRSERQVVILFTISILGGIGALVAYFALPLTSDPASVKQSHLLLGLGIGLSLLGIGTGAVHWAKTLMSDHELTEKRKPIASDQATRDAAVQALLDGARESAIARRGVLKGAVLSALAIFPLTIAVPLIGSVGGDWNISKFRHTIWRKGRRLAIDPSGRPIKASDVTIGSVFHVIPDGLRDEEHWMEEKAKSVVLLVRLDERDLKGDQSPSGETWSYDGIVAYSKICTHVGCPVALYEQQTHHLLCPCHQSTFDIADGAKVVFGPANRPLPQLPITVDAEGYLVAQDDFAEPIGPSFWERLK from the coding sequence GTGAGCACGAACGACAACAACACCGAGCTCGAACGCACGGACGTCCCCGCGACGTTCGACGACCCGGGCCTCCACGAGCACCGGTATCGCATGGGCGACACCGACCCGGCCGCCAACAAGCGGTCCGAGCGTCAGGTCGTCATCCTCTTCACGATCTCCATCCTCGGTGGCATCGGCGCCCTCGTCGCCTACTTCGCTCTCCCGCTGACCTCGGACCCGGCATCGGTCAAGCAGTCGCACCTCCTGCTGGGTCTCGGTATCGGTCTGAGCCTCCTCGGCATCGGCACCGGTGCGGTCCACTGGGCCAAGACGCTCATGTCCGACCACGAGCTCACGGAGAAGCGCAAGCCCATCGCGTCGGACCAGGCGACGCGCGACGCGGCCGTCCAGGCTCTCCTCGACGGTGCGCGCGAGTCGGCGATCGCCCGCCGCGGTGTCCTCAAGGGTGCGGTCCTCTCGGCCCTCGCGATCTTCCCCCTGACGATCGCAGTGCCGCTCATCGGCTCGGTCGGTGGCGACTGGAACATCTCGAAGTTCCGGCACACCATCTGGCGCAAGGGTCGCCGCCTCGCGATCGACCCGAGCGGCCGCCCCATCAAGGCGTCCGACGTGACGATCGGCTCGGTCTTCCACGTCATCCCCGACGGTCTCCGCGACGAGGAGCACTGGATGGAGGAGAAGGCCAAGTCCGTCGTCCTCCTCGTGCGGCTCGACGAGCGTGACCTCAAGGGCGACCAGTCCCCCTCGGGCGAGACCTGGTCGTACGACGGCATCGTGGCGTACTCGAAGATCTGCACGCACGTCGGCTGCCCCGTGGCGCTGTACGAGCAGCAGACGCACCACCTGCTGTGCCCCTGCCACCAGTCGACGTTCGACATCGCCGACGGCGCCAAGGTCGTCTTCGGCCCGGCGAACCGGCCCCTGCCGCAGCTGCCGATCACCGTCGACGCCGAGGGCTACCTCGTCGCGCAGGACGACTTCGCCGAGCCCATCGGCCCGAGCTTCTGGGAGCGTCTCAAGTGA